The Armatimonadota bacterium DNA window GGTGACCGCTACCTGGTGGCGGGCAAGCGCCGCTACGAGGTGGTGGCGATGGCCCGGCTGGCGCAGGCGGCGAAGCGCTCGCCGGTGGTGGACGGCGGGGGCTTCAAGGAGACGCTGGAGCCGCACCTCCTGCATCGCCTGGCCAAGGAAGGGCAGATTGATCTGCGCGGCAAGGAGACGCTGCTGGTAAGCGCCGTTGATCGCCCGGGCATGGCGCGCGCGCTCCCCGAACTGGGTGCGCGCGTAACCTACGGTGACCTGATCTTCGCCCTCGGGGTGCCGCTCCCGCTGCACTCCCTGCGCTCGATCTCGATTCTCGGCTTCGTCGTCCTGCCCATCGTGCGGCGGCTGCCGATGTCGGTCGTTTACCCCACCGGCGCCAAGCAGGAGTCAGTCACCGGCAAGTACGCGAAGTACTTCTACCGATCGCAGGTGATCGCCGGCGACTTTCACTACATCCGGCGCTACTTGCCCCCGCACATGGACGGCCGCATGGTCATCACCAACACCATCCGGGCGCAGGACCTCAAGCTGCTGCGAGCGGCGGGAATCAGCAGGCTCATCACCACTACCCCCGCCTTCGGCGAGGGCTCATTCGGCACCAATGTCATGGAGGCCGTGCTGGTTGCGGTTTCAGGCCGGCAGCCGCACGAACTGTCGGGGCCGGACTACCTGGACTTGCTCGACCGGCTGGGCTTGTCCCCTCGAACCATGCATCTGCAGGACGAAGGTGAGCCTGGCACATGAGCATGGGCCGCTTCGCCTTCATCATCCACCCGCTCGCGCCCGCCGACGTCGCGCGCAAGTATCCATTGGCCCGCTACCTGCCGGTGGGCGCTCTCGAATGGGTCATCAGGCGCATGTCGCCCCGCATGGTGTCTCACATCACCGGCATCGCCGGCGGCGACGGAGCGCAAGCGGAGGGATGGTTCATCGCCCTCCCCCTCACCCCCCGCCAGTTCTTCCGCCTCGACCCTGATTTCGTCATCAGCCGCATCATCCAGGCCGGCCGCGTCGCCCAGGAGCTCGGCGCGCACATCGTCGGCCTCGGCGCCTTCACCTCGGTGGTGGGCGATGCCGGTGTCAGCGTCGCCCGCGGCCTCGACATCGCCGTCACCACCGGCAACAGCTACACCGTCGCCACCGCCGTCGAGGGCGTGCTGCAAGCGGCGCGCGTCATGGGCCTGGCCCCCGAACGCTCCACCGCGGCCGTGGTGGGGTGCACCGGCTCGATCGGCCGCGTCGCCTCCCAATTGCTGGCCGAGGTTGCACCCCGGTTGGTCCTGATCGGGCGCGACCAGGCGAGGCTGTGCGCGGTGTCGGACAGGATCAGCGCGCAAGCGGAGGTCCAAACCTCGACCGACATCGAGCGCTCGCTGCCCGCGGCCGACATCGTGGTGACGGTCACCAGCGCCGTGGACACGGTGATCGAACCGGGGTTCCTCAAGCCGGGGGCGGTGGTGTGCGACGTGGCGCGTCCGCGCGACGTCAGCCGGCGGGTGTCCGAGCAGCGCCCCGACGTGCTGGTGATCGAGGGCGGGGTGGTGGCGGTGCCGGGCGCGGTGGACTTCGGCTT harbors:
- a CDS encoding quinate 5-dehydrogenase: MKEIVSVSLGSSTRDMEVEVELGGHRLHIHRIGTDGDLDQALALVRELDGKVDCFGLGGGDRYLVAGKRRYEVVAMARLAQAAKRSPVVDGGGFKETLEPHLLHRLAKEGQIDLRGKETLLVSAVDRPGMARALPELGARVTYGDLIFALGVPLPLHSLRSISILGFVVLPIVRRLPMSVVYPTGAKQESVTGKYAKYFYRSQVIAGDFHYIRRYLPPHMDGRMVITNTIRAQDLKLLRAAGISRLITTTPAFGEGSFGTNVMEAVLVAVSGRQPHELSGPDYLDLLDRLGLSPRTMHLQDEGEPGT
- a CDS encoding shikimate dehydrogenase, with the translated sequence MSMGRFAFIIHPLAPADVARKYPLARYLPVGALEWVIRRMSPRMVSHITGIAGGDGAQAEGWFIALPLTPRQFFRLDPDFVISRIIQAGRVAQELGAHIVGLGAFTSVVGDAGVSVARGLDIAVTTGNSYTVATAVEGVLQAARVMGLAPERSTAAVVGCTGSIGRVASQLLAEVAPRLVLIGRDQARLCAVSDRISAQAEVQTSTDIERSLPAADIVVTVTSAVDTVIEPGFLKPGAVVCDVARPRDVSRRVSEQRPDVLVIEGGVVAVPGAVDFGFNFGFPPRTAYACMAETMILALERRYENFSLGREIEVAKVKEIAQLAAKHGFKLAGFRSFERAVSEEQIARTRDLAQRARTRSGGAG